Genomic window (Rosa chinensis cultivar Old Blush chromosome 6, RchiOBHm-V2, whole genome shotgun sequence):
CATTTATCCAGAGACAACAAATATCCGCATATTGTAAATGAGGACATGATAAACACCGCTAGTACTCAAGAAGAAGTTGCTTTGGAGGACAACGTGAATATTGACTTCGAAGGTATGCTAGTTCTTTATCTTGTTTCACCAGTAACTTTAGTAATAAGTACTAGTGATTAATTGTTTTCTGAAGCTTATACATGCCAAAGCTGCAGAAGAATTTCAACTGTTAAAAATCCAATTTTTAATGGATTGAAATACAACCCTTCAGATTTCCTCTTTAGTTCACATATTATTATTAGAATGTGCATAGTTAGTTTTGAGCTCATGTCAATCAGTCAATGCATTAGTTCTAGCtccttgattttgtttttttgttttttgtttttttttgcctttttccACTAATTTCTCAGCATGATTACAGAGGAAATGATCAGAGGTTTGACCAAGGTGAGCTGGGAAAGGATTGATGTAAGTTTTAGTGGAAGTAGACAAAAGTACCTTGCACATAATACCATTCAGGtaaattgaaaattttccttGAAGCACATCATGTGACAAGTAAACTCTTTTAATGTCATCGGTGGACTGAGTTACCTTCCCGCAATTCACCATTTAAAATCTGTTTCACCATGCATGCATACTTTACTGAATCACTGATCTCAAATCTTTAATAACTCTTTTTGTGGGTCAGGTGAAAACTTATTGTATACATTCTGATGGAGCTGATGTGATCCAACACATGGTGGACAATTTTCGTatatgacatggtcagtgaatAAATTTGCTATCAACTGAAAGCCATCAGAATCTCCCATGCCCTACGACACCCTTTTCTTGGCAAAGAGAAGGGACTAAGGGAGTGTTGTCAACATTCCAGCCCCAGATGAGAATTTTAAACCTACTTTTGGGTGGGAAAGAGACAGTCATGGAGCATCAATACAAAGAATACAAACATAACCCCTGCCGATTCCACATGTACATGTCTCTTGAAGAAAGTAGCTACAAGTTATTTTCTTCTCTACATTATCATTGAGGTCATATTTAGGAACTCATAATCCCAGTTGAGCATTTCTAATCTCTATAGTAATAAATATGAAGCAGCTTGTGCCGCGTAAAACACACGCTCATAGGGTAATGCCCTGTTATACCAGATACCTAGCTAGTTCATACATTAGATGTCCGATGAGTCGATGATACTAATTCTGAAACATAAATGAAGTTATCAGAGATCCTACATGCTGTCTGAAATTTTTACACGAGGAAGGTGTAAATGTGGTCCATAAAGTGTAAGAGCAGAAACAGTTGGAAGCTGGACTGAAGATTTACAATTTTTTGGACTGGATCAATGTGGTCACTACTCACTCAATGCCTTAGAGGGAGAAGAAACTGGTATATTCCATTCACGGGTTGACCATGTTAATTGCATGGACACAGCTTGATTTGGCTAGGCCCAATGGCCTTCACTACCCTGAAGTCTTAAGACTTGATTTGTATCTCTTCATGCATAAAATGACTCAGTCTGCCACGTTCATGCTTGAAATTACCTTCTGTACCAGGGACCAACAACTTTATAACAGACCTCACACCATTTATTTCAATTAAAACTCCCCGCATTCACTTACTATAGAATCCCTGTTAACCTTTTCACATTGAGAGGCATATGACTGTAATCAGAGTCTATGCAACGGCACAATATTACGTTCACCAAACTTGTTCATTCCACACTGAGGtttcaaattttaaaacaaattcAGCAATCTTAGCATTAACAAGTTAACTATAATTAAGTAGCAATACCTTACAGAGAATATTGTTTTGTTCTGTATAGTATACACGGATCCTATTGCTGATGTGACCTTTCGCTGAACCTCTGTGAGAAAGTAGCAGCCAAAAGTTAGAACAATGCACTCGATTGCCCCATTAAGGATGGAGTCTCCGATCCAAAGTTTGGCCTCCCTCAAAGTTTAGGCTCACAAGAAGCATGAATCAGATAGACTACGCACGTAAGGTATCTGATTCAAAAGCCTAGGCCAATAATAGCTTGGGGACTTGATGAATAACTAATCCCATTATTGCTTCGATCACGACTCATGATGTAATGCAAAATCTAATGCAACCAATTATCACACTACTCAGTACTCTGACTCAAAATGGGTGCCTGAATTTTCtgttaaaaaattaatataaaccCATTACATATATGTTTCCAAGAAAAGCGATCGAATGGCTCTATCAGTCTGACTATAGCGTgtgaaaatggaagagagagctAAGATAGCCCAGATTtccacaaaaacaaaaccaaacgtTAGTCCAGCAATTGAAGCAAGAAACCAAaactaaatccaaatccaagcGAAGCCTCTCTAAGATTTTCATATCCACACAGTGAACGAAAACGACCTCCCGAGAAGCTAGTCGCTATAGGAGTCGCGCTGTCAaagttctctttctttttctgcacGTACAAACAGATCATAAAAGCAAAGTTTATCTCTTTTGCACCAGATTTATAATTGATTGTACAAACCTGGTTTCCCGGAGGCTCAGAAATCGAGACTTCTGAGGTCCTTCGCGTTTTCGTTTGTGAGCTCTCACCATTTGTAGTATAGCCTGTGTAATTCCACGTTGCATTGATATTACATAAGATCATTCACTATATATAACAGAGTACTTGGGGAGGTGAAAGTGAAAACTGATCAATACAGAGCAAAACAGAGCCATCGTATTTTGTATAATGGAGGTGGCATTCAATTTCTGAAACCTCCCTTCCTTCACTTTTCAGTAAGTATTTACATTCCTCTAGTAGCTATCACTGCCACcattcacctctctctctctctctctctctctctctctctctctaactgtTTGCTCTGTTTTTAAATTGCCTCTCTCTCCTACTTGTCTTGCTCTCAAGGTTTCACACACTAAGAAAACCGCTGTGTTTTTGCGGCTCTGCTCTTAATCACAAGTCTCTCAATCACCACCCTCTTCTGAAAAATGGCCAGCTCTCAAAACTGGGTTTGTTGGCACAGAAATAGACACATAATCATTCCTATCCTACTACTTTTGGTTTCAAGCTTCAGCACCCACTTCAGTTTCATAGCACAAGGTAAGTAAAGTCCCACCTCATTATCCAAATTTCTGAGTCTGCTATCAATTTACTAAGTATTAAAATGGGTTTTCTTCATTTATATTCCAGCTACTAGACCAATTCCAACCAAGCTACCTGAAGCAACTACAGTAAGAGTTCATAACTCTAGCaatcaactctttccttttataGTTGTGTCTATTAATCTCTGACAGGAATCATTTTCAGGGAGGCAATGTTTTGAACGAGGAAAATGCTGGTGGAGGGGAAAGGGTCAACGCTCGTCAAATTGGGTCAAGGCCGCCGCAATGCCAGAGGCGGTGCGGTGGTTGTGGGCATTGTGTGGCGGTGCAGGTCCCGGTGGTTCCCCAAGTTCAACAAAGCCACAACAATGGAGCAAAACGCAGCAGCAGCTCTGCTGCTTCTACTAGAAAAACAAGCCCCAAGAGCACTGCTTATTCCAGAGGAGGCGACGAGTTGTCGAATTACAAGCCCATAAGCTGGAGATGCAAGTGTGGAGATTTGTTCTTCAATCCCTGATGTAGTGTTGATTACAATTTTTGATTTAGTTTATAAATAACTATTATGAATTGTTAGGAATATTTTTGTACACTCTCTGCTTCGGTgcgtatgttttttttttctgaaaagatatgaaatttcattaaacaATCAAAAGATTACACGGATAAAGATACCATGAGCTGAAAGGGGCTCAACTTCAACTATATGAATCGCCATTTTTTCCAGGCTACAAACAAACCACTTACCCTAGGAGTCTTGATACCTCCTTCCAGTCAACCTCAAGAAGAGACTATCCCCTTCCAACACCATATACCAAAACCGCCAGTATACGTGTATGGGCATCTCTCCATTATgttgacaacaagaaaacatcAAATTTAAAACACCTAGTCCCCGGAGatgacaccataacaatggcaCACCCATGAAACTAAAACAACCTAACCCTCGCTCAATTGAGAATGGACTTATTATacctaaacaaaaaccaaaacctaaaaaacctaaccaaaaactaaaaacctaacaGAAAAGAGAATTCGGCCACCTCAACACGCTTCCAATTTCCTCAACATCAGACCCCAACCACCAGCAAACCACCACCTTTAGCCCAGCCGCACAATCTCACCCCATTGTAGCCACCCAAGCCCGCCGTGTGGCCTTCCACCTCCACTCTCTACATAGTCTCCGACCAAATCTAAGATCAAAACTGGACCATTGACAAAGAAGAACACCAAAAACCATGAAAGAGGGAGCAAACTGCACTGCCACCATAGGCCTGGATCTGCTAACCACCACCAACCCTTGACTCTCCACCTTTCTATCCCCTTCCACCTCGGAGTGAAACCATCCCAGCCGCTCACACCTATCAGATCCATAACCAGGATCCTCCACCCCTGTCGTGACCCAGTCAAAGGCCTGAGAAAGAAAAGCGTCGTTGTTCGATGCTGCAGTCGCCGAAACTCTCTCACCCCAGAAAAAACTAATAAGTCCACCACCTGTCCAGCAACGTCCACCACACGCCGAGGCAGGCAGAAGCCGCCATCGATGCGGAAAAGCCGCCGGACAAGCCAAAGCAACAAAACTCTGTTTTCCAACCCTAGGTTTTCCTCCGAATATCGTGGAGTAATTCAAATGGATATCGACTCAAGACTAAAGTATTAATTTGCTTCCGTATGTTTTTGTACACTTTATTATTATCCCAAGTCTCTTGCTAATGTAAACTGAAATTCATAATATTATTTAATGCATGTAAAAAAAAGTGAGAGATGACAATATTTCATTTCAGTATTTTGGAGACGTAAAATGGACTATTAACATAAGACGGAAAATGTTAATTCATGAATAACTTGTTACTACATGGTACATACCCTATTGGGAGTATTGGCCGTTCGGTCCCTCAATGAAATAGTTTTTTAGCCTAATAAACATTTGATAcactctgaaaaaaaaaaaaaaaaaaaaaaaaaaaaaaaacctgctaCTACTAGTATATTAGACATTAGACAACTACTATGATCTTCTAGTCCTTCTTACCTTATTATTGTCGCAAGTCTCTTGCTAAAGCAAACTGAAATTCATGACATTATTGAATGCatgtaaaaaaatttaaaaaaattgagagGAGAACAATATTTCATTTTAGAATTTTGGAGATGTAAAACCTTTAAAATGGACTATTAACAGAAAACGAAAAATGATACTCATAAATAACATGTAACTACATACCCTGTTGGTCATTTGGTCTCACAACAGATAATTTCTTTGGTCTAAGAAACATTTGAGATACAGGGATCAATCCAAAATGTAGGTGtcaacaaaaaaatttaaaaaaaaaaaatatatatatatatatatatatatataaaaacttGCTACTACTAATACATTCAACATTAGACAACTACACAAAGTCTGTCATTAGTAAAAGATCGAATTATGATCTAGTCTAATTCTAATGAAATGAGTTCAAGAATGAAGTCTCTTGATAGAGTAAACTGAAATTCATGATACTATTGaattatggaaaaaaaaaaaaaacattgagaGAACAACAATATTTTTAATCAAAATCTCAAAGATATGAACCGTTAGATAAAGtattaatataaaaataaaaaatattactcATGAATAACCTGTTACTACTAAAACAGTAGACATTAGATAACTACATGAAGTTTGTCATTAGTAAGTATCAAATTATAATCTAGTCTAATtctaatataaaaataaaaaatattactcATGAATAACCTGTTACTACTAAAACAGTAGACATTAGATAACTACATGAAGTTTGTCATTAGTAAGTATCAAATTATAATCTAGTCTAATTCTAATCCATGGTCATCACTTACAGCTACCATTGCAGATTAAAAATGAGATTATGAAGGAATTAAGTTACCTAATATAAAATTGCTAGAGGATATGAACAATAGAATCTCACCAAAAATGTGTGGACCCCTCTCTAGTTTTATGTAGTGATGGCATAATGTCATGGATCTCATGGACGGAATGTGAGTGTTGATGGGAGAGTGACGACATGGAGTGAGATAATAAATGAGTTAGGAGAGCGTGAGGTGGCCCAAAAATGTATGTCAGAACCGGACCCTTCTGTTGCGTATCCCACAAGATAGCTATTACAATACACAGAAAGCTGAAACCCCCTGCCATATCTGAACACCTCGATTTGATAAAACATTTAAACATAACATGATCTCATAATCTACTTTTTTCTTTACAGTTTACACTTTTACACCTGATGTAATGCGCAGGAATAATTTATTTACTTCTTTTTTAATGTAACTTAACATTTGATGGTATTTTTGTCTATAATATTTGAtgatctttgtgatgatttaaGGATATTGCAACATTTATTTTgaagtaaactgaaattaaaaaaaaaaaaaatttgaatgttGACGATATTTTTCTCCATAGTATTTGATGTAgttttcttcataaaaattaaCCAAATGATAGCGGAGTACCACGGAGCAGAGCAAACTGCTCCAATGAACTAGGTAATTTTCAGGTTTAGGGAAATCACAAGAAGATTCTGACCAGCATCGCTTGTAAACTCTTATAGATGTTGAATTGCTATAAATCCACTTATTACTAGCCTCTATTATCTGGTTCATTTTGAGATTTTATCATTTTATGTAAACAAACAACAgaatacaaaaacaaaaggaagagAGGCACGAACAAATTGATAGACATCAACAGTACCATAGAAGATTGATTATCAGCAACTCATGGACAAGTTTCAGAATTTTAAGAAAGCGTCAACACTGCATTACATCAATAAAAGCAGCAAGTGCAAAAGTTCCATGAACGATCCAGTCAGAAAGGCCTAACTACTTACTACTAGAACAAAAGATGAACATGGCACATCAGCCACAACATGAAGCTCTCAAAACTACGTTAATATTATTCAACGAGGTGCAGCATACATTTGACTCGAGTCGTATTGAGCGTAGCCGGGCTGAGGTGACACTGTTTTCCCATAACCGCCTGACTGCGGGATCGATTGATCATAGCTTTGTTGAGTTGTTGCTGGTGCTGGCTGGGTGTAGCCCTGCTGTGCCCCAGCTGCTGCGGGTGCTGGTTGTGCGTAGCCCTGTTGCGCAGCTGGAGCTCCACCATAGGCAGGTGCAGAGACACCTCCATAGGCAGGATCCTGAGACGCTTGGTACCCATAACCACCAGCGTATGAAGCAGACTGCTCGGAGTAACCTTGTTGAGACGTTGGGTATTGTGCATACCCTGCAGGAGCTGCTTGTGCATAGCCAGGTGCAGGCTGCGAGCCAGGCTGACCATAACTAGCAGGCTGCCCTCCTTGCTGTGGATAACCTGCGCTCGAAGCAGTTGGTGGCTGAGTGTACCCATCAGCAGCTGGGGCAGAACCATACGGAGCATAAGTCTGCTGTGCAGGTGCAGTGGATGCATATGGATATGGCTGTTGAGCTGGGACATTCTGACCATATGACTGAGCTGGTGTCTGATAAACCGCTTCTCCTGGTTGGCTACCCATGGGGGCGCCATAAGACTGGGGAGGTGGTCCCTGAGATGGCATGGTATATGCTGGTGGCTTACCATAATGCTGCTGTGGACCATAACCTGGATGAGCTCCAGTTTGTGGATACGGCTGAGAAGCTCCATGTCCTCCATATGAGTGCTGTGGTGGAGCATGATTATCATATTTTGGTTCTTCATACCCATGCCCATAGCCATGCTGAGGGGGTGCAGCATGAGAAAAAGGAGCCGGATGCCTATAGTCTGAACCATGTGGCTGTCCATAATTATAGTTTGCTTGGGATGGAGGTCCACCCATTATAGGGTTAGGAGAAGGGCCAGGAGCATGAGAAGGGCCATGAGTAGAATGTTGGGCTGGGGCTTCAGCTCCTTGTCCACCATAGTAATCATAACCACCGCCATGTGGAGGCATCCCCTGCATGTTTGGAGGTGGCCTTTGCTCCCAACCAGAACCAAAGCCACTTCTAGGACCCATATGTTGAGGATAATTCCCATATGCAGGAGGATACTGAGTACGGGACTGATATGGTCCTCGTTGCTGATAATCATATGAAGAGTGCTGGGATGGACGAGCACCTCGTGGACCCCATTGAGGACCACCTGGTCCATGGGACCGATAAGCCTGATGGTTAAAACCACTGGATGGCCTCACAGTCTATTCAAAGGCAATCACAGAAAGAAATCATCAACAGAGGGAAATGAATGATTTCATATAtaactttaaaaattaaaagtgAATGTAGAAGTTGCTTCTTTAACCACATCTCCTGTTCTTAAAATTTGAGGGCCCCGGGGGATCATATAGACTGAAGGAGATGTACATATATACAGAACAAGTGTGAAATTACCATCAACAACCATGACACAGAATTAATTACGAAAAAGGtctaaggcaacaaacagcatATTACTGTTGCCCCACATAGAGACAACATCAGAATAAAAGGGATACAAATATAACAGGCAAGTTGTAGGCTACCAAAGAATTCAACTGAAGTTTACTCAACAAAAGAAATAGATATGTAAGCCCTGAAAAATGTATCTGGCACCACAGTCCCTCCCTTATCAATCAAGTAGAAAGGGTGGaacataataaaattaaaacatattTATTTGAGAGATATCCAGATGATTTGGGAAATGTCCTCTGTAAGTTTGAACCATCTGCAACCCCTTTGGCAGCCTCCACAGACGTTATTACATAATGTCCTAGATCATGAAGCACTACTACTCAGACTACATTTTCAATGCAATGGTCAAGTTTGATAATGCTTGGATTACCTCTGCATATATCGTTCCATAACCctaggtagcaaactagcagcAAGATAACCCTTCAACATTATCACTATTATGCTAGAGTAATAATAACATTTGTTTTCCTAGTACTTCCTAGTCAAATGGGCCATAACTAATGATTCAAATTTCTGATGACAACAATACAAGAAAATTACAGCATTCGACAGATGTATTAACCGCATTTGATTAGTCAGGATGAAGCGTGAACGACTAATAAGGCCACAAATTTAGCAATGGATGGAAAGGAGCATGGTTAACTGATTACTCTTTCAGACTGTCAACAACCCTAATTGATGTATACATGCAACATGTTTCAGCATCATGTCAACTTGGCTCAAATGGCTAACATATGTATTCGGGGGTCACATATATTATGGTATAGCATCTATCCTAACTTTAGAATGACTTGTACACTAAAGCATGCATACCAGGTCCCATATACTTTGAATACAAAAAACAAAGATCCAAACAACTCACCAGTAATGAAAAGAAATTTCCATAGACGTCTAATGCATAGTACAAGGGAGGTGCTTATGAGCACTAAGGCTAATGCAATATAGTCTTACTGAATTATGTCAACTTTCAGGTCTCAAAGCAATCTTACCAACTATAAACATCCAGCAATCGCGAGTTATAAGCCTGATACCTCTCTTCAGTGGATGAGAATGAATAGTTGTTGTCTAAGCCATGCTGACCCCATGGACAAGGCAAAAGCCAATCTGCATTTTTAAAGCCAACCAACTCGAAATCGGCACCTTCAACACAAAAAAATCATGGCAACCGGCATCTTTGATTGAATACATGATCTTCCTAACAGCATTTTAAGTGACCTTGGCATAGATCATTCATCAATATTGCAAAGTCTTAGGATCAAAGGTTCAGGCTCTCATTCCCATGGAAAATAATGTAACAGTTTTCCTCATATGGATCGAAAGGTGTCACATGCATGCAAATACAGTTCATTGGACAGCTAATCATCCCATAACCATAAATGATTGTTGCCAAAGGAATTTATAACTTAACCAATCTTCTGTTATTCTTACTTAGAAATTGCATAGGGCATATACAATGAACTAGATGATCATGCTTATACCTATTTACTGACTATAACTTATAGCATCTAAGACACCCAAACACCTCAGATTCATTTCTACTCGAGTCAAGACAGTAAATCATGAGCTCGCTGCCACAACTTTAAATGGCTCCAATCAAATATATTTTACCACATACAAAAGTCCTTCATTCTACGGTCCATGATAAAAGAGAATCTATATAGAGATCATTTGGTA
Coding sequences:
- the LOC112173129 gene encoding EPIDERMAL PATTERNING FACTOR-like protein 2, whose product is MASSQNWVCWHRNRHIIIPILLLLVSSFSTHFSFIAQATRPIPTKLPEATTGGNVLNEENAGGGERVNARQIGSRPPQCQRRCGGCGHCVAVQVPVVPQVQQSHNNGAKRSSSSAASTRKTSPKSTAYSRGGDELSNYKPISWRCKCGDLFFNP
- the LOC112169444 gene encoding flowering locus K homology domain, with protein sequence MAEEEVVVVSASPKPSDHKRKLEELEPEQESVLEQPPKSSGELADSNAEPDAANELDASPPSDESDAKRPRLDDKSDDIARANGHQEKLDDTPKENDEEEVVPGPAFVDLTETQIAPSQPGFVDLTETATNEQHFGTNGETSDIQKPSVEDSVVDAAQEPPQEEPQPHSAEEGDSVPAQPEQGDALSGQPEKTDTLPVNQEQGDTFSGQQEQGDAFSAQQDQLPENEAITHRMEVPNNKVGVLIGKAGDTIRYLQYNSRAKIQITKDADADPYSATRPVEITGSLDSVTKAEKLINAVIAEADAGGSPSLVARGVATAQAVAAAEQIQIQVPNEKVGLIIGRMGDTIKSLQAKTGARIQLIPQHLPKGDESKERTVRVSGDKKQIDMARELIKEVMNQTVRPSSGFNHQAYRSHGPGGPQWGPRGARPSQHSSYDYQQRGPYQSRTQYPPAYGNYPQHMGPRSGFGSGWEQRPPPNMQGMPPHGGGYDYYGGQGAEAPAQHSTHGPSHAPGPSPNPIMGGPPSQANYNYGQPHGSDYRHPAPFSHAAPPQHGYGHGYEEPKYDNHAPPQHSYGGHGASQPYPQTGAHPGYGPQQHYGKPPAYTMPSQGPPPQSYGAPMGSQPGEAVYQTPAQSYGQNVPAQQPYPYASTAPAQQTYAPYGSAPAADGYTQPPTASSAGYPQQGGQPASYGQPGSQPAPGYAQAAPAGYAQYPTSQQGYSEQSASYAGGYGYQASQDPAYGGVSAPAYGGAPAAQQGYAQPAPAAAGAQQGYTQPAPATTQQSYDQSIPQSGGYGKTVSPQPGYAQYDSSQMYAAPR